In Allorhizobium pseudoryzae, the genomic window CTCTTCGTAATAGGCCGAAAGCGGTGCGGTCTTCGCCCGGTACTCGGCCAGGCGCTTGCGGAAGGCTTCCGGATTGTCGTCCGAGCGGACCGTGCCGCCGGCCGCAATCGTTTCGGCAACACGCGATTCGATTCGGCGCACCAGCGCCTCCTCGTCCACCTTCAGCTCGATGACGGCATTGAGCGTCAGGTTCTTCGCCTTCATTGCCTCCGAAAGCGCCTTCGCCTGAGGAACGGTGCGGGGGTAACCATCCAGGATGAACCCCTTGGCACAGTCGGCCTCTTCGATCCGCTCTGCCACGATCTGGTTGACGATATCGTCAGAGACAAGACCGCCGGCATCCATCACGGCCTTGGCACGCTGGCCAATCTCCGTGCCCGCACTCACGGCGGCGCGCAACATGTCGCCCGTCGAAAGCTGCGGGATGCCATACTTTTCCGTCAGACGCTTTGCCTGGGTCCCCTTACCCGCGCCTGGCGGCCCCAAAAAGATCAGTCTCATCGTCCCCTCTTTCCTCCACGCAACTTGGACTTCTTGATCAGGCCCTCATACTGCTGGGCAATGAGGTGCCCCTGTATCTGTGCTACCGTATCGAGGGTAACACTGACAACGATCAAAAGCGAAGTACCACCAAGGGCTAATGGGATACCGGTGCGCGCAATGAGCGTTTCCGGAAGAATGCAGACGAAGACGAGATAGACCGCGCCAACGACCGTGATTCGGGTCAGCACGTAATCAATGTATTCGGCGGTCCGCTCACCGGGGCGAATGCCCGGAATAAAACCGCCATGCTTCTTCAAATTGTCGGCCGTGTCCTTCGGGTTGAAGACGATGGCCGTGTAGAAGAAGGCAAAGAACGCGATCAGCATGCCGTAGAACAGCATGAACAGCGGCTGGCCGTGCTGCAGCGACCCGAGAACAGTCGTTGCCCAGCCCGGCAGGTTGGTGTTGCCACTGAAGCCTGCCAGCGTTGCCGGCAGAAGCAGCAGAGAAGATGCAAAGATCGCCGGAATGACGCCCGAGGTGTTCAGCTTCAACGGCAGGTGCGACGTATCGCCCTGGAACATCCGGTTGCCGACCTGACGCTTCGGATACTGGATCAGCAGACGAC contains:
- a CDS encoding adenylate kinase; this encodes MRLIFLGPPGAGKGTQAKRLTEKYGIPQLSTGDMLRAAVSAGTEIGQRAKAVMDAGGLVSDDIVNQIVAERIEEADCAKGFILDGYPRTVPQAKALSEAMKAKNLTLNAVIELKVDEEALVRRIESRVAETIAAGGTVRSDDNPEAFRKRLAEYRAKTAPLSAYYEEQGELVALDGMADVDAVTTAILGVLEKSAA